The nucleotide sequence ACCTATGAAGCGACAAAAAATCTTGAAGTAGAAACCACTACTATTAATAGCTGGAATGGTGAAATAGAAGTAGAACAAATCAAGGGAAAAAAAGTTACTGTTGTACCTATTTTACGTGCTGGCTTAGGCATGATGGATGGTGTTTTAGAGCTTATTCCAAGTGCTCGTATTTCGGTTGTTGGTATGTACCGTAACGAAGAGACTCTTGAACCTGTATTTTACTTTGAAAAGTTAGCCGGACAAATTGAAGAGCGTTTAGCATTAGTGATTGATCCTATGCTTGCCACTGGTGGCTCTATGGTAGCAACCATAGACTTATTAAAAGAACGTGGTTCTACAAATATTAAAGCACTCGTTTTAGTTGCCGCACCAGAAGGCGTTGCAGCTTTAGAAAAAGCACACCCGGATGTCGAACTTTACACGGCCTCGATTGATGATCGCTTAGATGACGCGGGTTATATATTGCCTGGCTTAGGTGATGCTGGAGATAAGATTTTCGGCACAAAATAATGTTCAACAAAGTAATTATCCAAAAATAATTATCAATCATCATCTTTGTTACTTGCAGTAGCATGATAACTTGAATGATAGTTTAAATGATGACAATACTGCCGGCTTGCTGGCAGTTTTATTGAGTGAAATATGAGTTCAAATACCCCATTACCGAGTAATTTAGCGCAAAATAACTTATCACTTTTTAAAGAAATACTCACTGGCACCCAGATGTTATTTGTCGCTTTTGGTGCCTTGGTACTCATGCCGTTACTGACGGGGTTAGATCCTAATGTGGCATTGTGCACAGCAGGTATCGGCACCCTTTTATTCCAACTAGTGACAAAGGGTCAAGCACCGGTATTTTTAGCTTCTTCATTTGCCTTTATTGCCCCTATTATGTACGGCACGCAAACATGGGGTATTCCAGCAACCATGGGCGCATTAGCTGTTGTCGGTGTGGTTTATGCCTGTTTCAGTGGCTTAATTAAAATGCGTGGGGTCGGTTTTATTAGTAAATATTTACCGCCTATCGTTACTGGTCCTATCATTATGGTTATCGGCTTATCATTGGCTCCCGTTGCTGTACACATGGCGCTAGGTCGAACAGGTGATGGTTCAGCACAATTAATTGATCAATCACTTGC is from Colwellia sp. Arc7-635 and encodes:
- the upp gene encoding uracil phosphoribosyltransferase, translating into MSVIEVKHPLIKHKLGLMREADISTKRFRELASEVGCLLTYEATKNLEVETTTINSWNGEIEVEQIKGKKVTVVPILRAGLGMMDGVLELIPSARISVVGMYRNEETLEPVFYFEKLAGQIEERLALVIDPMLATGGSMVATIDLLKERGSTNIKALVLVAAPEGVAALEKAHPDVELYTASIDDRLDDAGYILPGLGDAGDKIFGTK